The DNA sequence AATGAACCTGAAACACCAGCTTCCTCAAGACATACAGATTGCATCTTGTCTACAACGTTTCTGTTAGAAGATAAACATGACCACTCAGCTTGTTTATTACAATTCAAACCAAAACCAAACTTCCAACATTTACTAGCCTCAAAAACTCATGCGCATCTTCTTCTCTTCCAATCGGCTGTATTTGAGAAAGTAGTCCAACTGGAGATAAAGGAGAATTCATTTCTTGTCCCTTCTGAATCAGATGTTCAAACTTGCAGATAAAGCACCAATCCCTTTTCCGACCTGAACCATTTAACAAAAGCAGGTGTAAGAAACAAGACTATAAAATCTACACAATTTAACATCCAGCAAGGAATCATAAAGTGGTACTTGCATGTTTTTGAGTGCAACCCTTGGAGAAGATAAGAAGAAATTGGCCGGGTAAAAGTCAGACACTGCAGCACAGCATTGGCATAACAGCTGCAAGAAGATTAAACATAAGTCACGCTATGAGTAACAAGAAGTATTGCCGCGCACTGGCAGAGATCAAAAGAAAGAGAATCTGTATTTAGAAActaataacttaaataaaagtagaacATTTTTTGCCGCATAATAAATCCCAGTGTACACAGTGCACAAAATATGGCCATTTTCAACCATTTCTATCCAACTGTTCTTGCCCTAATCTTTCTGCAGCTCAATGCATTTTCTCAAGAGTATGTATTCTAGCAAGctcttcatcaaatatcaCAAAGAATAACATCATATGGTTGTCTGAATTCTAGCATAGCCTTTACAATACATGTGAAAGCACCATATTGTCTATATAAAGAACCCTTCAATACAAGCCAACTTTTACAGGAAATACAATGTTCTGACACACtccaacaacaaaaatagaaaagctTCGTTTCTTGAGATGGTATTTTAAACGAGTTTGATGTTTTGAAACCTCACAACTACTGAGAACAAGAACAGGACTATGGTGAATTGCCTGGTGGAGAAACACTTGGAACTAAGATATTAGGATGCTGAAAAGCTACACGCCTGCATATGGTAACTTGAAATGAATCATGAAGACGAACCAACAATATGGCACAAATTGTGTGCTCAAATGTTCTACCCGTCGAAGGTTTAAAAGtaggaaaaacaaaatcaaatcattgtCTCCCGCAGACTTCAAGAGATCAAGAAAAGTTCAAATTATCacaaaaacaattgaaaaatcaacacaaaatCATTAAGACAATTAAAGATTTAATCTGTTGCCTTAATTCACAGTGCACGTGCACGCATGCATAGAGGAGAATATCAAAATTACGTTTGAAAGTTGGTAAATATATTAGCCATATTGGTGGGCATATCGAAGTCCATAGTGTATAAAATTGTCATATATAAACctgtttggaaaattttctccaattaactaatttattgaTGTAGGAAAAGTAGGAATACCTCTATAAACAAACAGTTTCTGTTGATCACAGATTCATGTGCCCACTCAGACATACACATACAATATGTGATATGACATATTCACATACTTGAGTACTTATAGCCCAAGAAGAGCAGCATCAAAAAGCAAAGTGATGAAACAAAGATGAGATTCAATTTAACCAACATTTAAACCCACCTATTTCCACAGTTGAGAAGGCCAAATGGATGAAGTTCCACATCATCACAAGCATACAATTGGATGAAAAGCTTAAACGGAAATATAACCTGTCAAGAGAAAACAGGACCTGTGAATAACATGACGAATAACTATACCGAATGCTAAAACCGAAAGATTTGACATTCAAGCTTAAAATGGGAAACGAccttatgattataatttccGTCATAATTGTCCACCATATCAAATGTGAATGAGTTAGGCTGCTTTGGTGCTCTAAAATGTTGTACAAATTTCCGTACTGATGTTTTCAGACTTTTGCCAGTAGATTCTGATAGAATTCGAACACCTCCATCTGAAGAAATAGCATGAGTACTATCAACTTTTGTTGGAAGCTCCTGACAATTTCCAGAACTCCTAGATGTTGTTGATCTTGTTCCTTTACCATTGCAtgtttgagatttatttttccaacattCATTCATAGACAGCATCGTCAAAGATTTTGAGCATTCTGAGCTCAGTTCTACATTCGACAGTCGATGATTGCCTGAAGCCCTACGAGACACTGATGTTTCTACTTTACTAGTAGACGGCTGTGGTTGATTTTTCCAATCTTCATCTGAAGATGTTCTTACAGAAGTAGGAGATTGTGAATTCCTCAACTCAATTGCATGGAGTACAAACTCTTTCACTACAGCAGCTTCTCCATCCTGTTTATCTTTAGAGCTGGTTGACGTGACGCTTTCATCAGGTTTAGGAGCTAGCATCTTTTGAATCTTGTTACTGCAGGGTGGGTTATTTACAGAATAAACAGGGGGGAATGGTCTTGGTACATCGGCATCGTCAGAATCAGAGATCATTTGTGCTATACCAGAATCAATACCAACAGAGGGTGCTTTATCTGGGCTGATAGAAGTTCCTGACTCAACCACCTCACTGATAGAAGCATCAGAGGATGTTTCACTTTGTTCAGTGGAAGAAAAGAAGCAAGAGGTTGCGCTACTTGAAGATCCCAAATCATCAAGTTCTTGACTGGGATCAGAATGAATTTTACCTTCATCATTCAAATGCATCTCAGCATGATTTTCTGAAGATGTTTCCACCACACTCTGACTTTTCTTGCTAGCATCCAATGCAATTGATGGCCGACAGTCATCCTTATGACCTTGTCTCCAATGAATTATTTGGCACTTACCAGAActagaaaacaaagaaataaaaataaatatggagaaaaaaagggagaaattaaaatagaaacaagaattattttcttaaccaaaaaaacaattattactTAGATTAACCAACAAAACCATTTTAACTTTCATATCTCATTGACAAAACTCTTATTGGACATAGAAACAGCCCCTCATCCCTACATGAATTATGTACTCAAAAATGGCAGATTGCATGTGAACAATATAACAGGAAATGAAGTTCCAGTCAACAATAGCCTTCATAACTGCTATTCAATTGACACAAAGTTCATAGAGAACAAGAGTTATAAGCTCCCATCAAGAACAACACAGGATTTGGTATCACAACTCTAGCATCTATCTCACAGGTTATACTCAAAGCATCTCTtagaaaatacattttcaattatgacACTGTTGTTGAAGCTTAACATCCtagaatgaataaataaagacATTATAGACTTAGAGTAGATCCTTTTCACTTATTTAGCATAACCAAGCAAAACTACTGATAGGGCATTTTTTGCTCATGAGTTCTTCTAAGCATGATCCACCATCTACAACCATTTCTATCATTTGATACTATCCCTTCGATGGTCTTTGCTTCAGAGCATCCAGTTACCCTTTAACTACAAGCATATTTCATAAAGAAAGGGAAGACATATAGAAAATGCACATGGCCCACACCTCAATCAAAGACCACTCTTGGACCACCATTACATTTCTCATGCTGAAACACATTATTCTATGAGAACGTATTTTCAAACTAGTGAGAATATCACACCAGAAATAATAGCCCAAATTGGAGCAAAAGCCTAGCAAAATTTTCCAAGAGCATTTACTTTCACTGGTAAATCATAATTCTGAATGGACTTGGGTCTTCACCAACataatgcaaaattttataaatatcatcaCAATGTAAACTTGAGCTGCTAGTCTGATTATCTCTACATGGAAGCACTCAGATGCACAAGCAATTACATGGTCACATAAAACGCTACATTGAGAAGCTGAATCAACCCTGAAGCTTTTTGGTCTAAAGAATGAGTCCATTGTAGCTTAGCATGTGCTAAGAGCATTGGAATGGATGCAATGCAGTAGCTATCATGTTACTGGTAtgttgtttcatttttaaggATCTGTTCACTTGGTGAAAATTGAAGgtaaatttcttgaatatgCAGTTCAACATGTTCTGCTTTAAGTTTTCAAAGGGATTTTGAATCTTGTCTATTGCTCGAGCATTTCAAACAAGTTAATTCACTTGATTACTAATCACCCCAGCCCCCCCTCTCCAGACCGTGCTGCAGTGCCTCTTAGAGATGGCAACGGGTTAGGTTTGGGGCGAGTTCACCAAAACCCGAGGCCCAACCCatcaagaaattcttgaaccCGGGACCCGACGGGCTGGGCCCAGTAGacccaatttaaaattttaaaatattaaaaagtatattctTAAATAAGAAGACTACCATAACTTCATAAGCATGAggcaataatattattgaaaggttatgtattacttatatatacattaaaacatcgaaaaactatattattttaatttataaaaatattaattgtatgtattATATGTAAGTACGACTAAATGTACACATATTTTcgtatatgtataaatatatttgtataagtatgtataaaatatacaaaaaaatgtcaaaaaaccAGGTTCATGTCCAAAACACAGAGACATGAGACCCCCCAGGTAGCGGACCCAGTTATAGCTTCAAAACCTGCCCCAAATGGGGCGGGCCTTGGTCCTTTCTAACCCAGACCCATTTGAGTCCTATTAAATGCTTATCTTACTTTGAATAACGCAACTAACTTATAAATCAGTAGAAAGTGCATTGTCATTAAAACAAACTATACAAACCCAGCATTTTGCACGTCATACGGATTGGAGCCGGAGCACCTGGCCTCAAACCCTTTTACATACATTAAGTACAAAGTGGGTACATAGGAAATTCATTACTTATgtccaaattaaaattctttttctctccaaCTATTATCTCTTAGCTTAAGGATGAGATATTACTCAAAATTTCTATAGGAGGAACCCTGTAGtaattgggtttttttttccaattaggACCTTAGACTCTCAAGTACAGAAATCTGATACCTTAACCA is a window from the Sesamum indicum cultivar Zhongzhi No. 13 linkage group LG15, S_indicum_v1.0, whole genome shotgun sequence genome containing:
- the LOC105178257 gene encoding ubiquitin carboxyl-terminal hydrolase 17, with the protein product MLVIVCALLVLGLVARYKWRNGAAKKEEILRLVAVASREEAETAKLQAFEEYNSPMQPLPQLEKQYYCAVCRCPTTTRCSRCKAVRYCSGKCQIIHWRQGHKDDCRPSIALDASKKSQSVVETSSENHAEMHLNDEGKIHSDPSQELDDLGSSSSATSCFFSSTEQSETSSDASISEVVESGTSISPDKAPSVGIDSGIAQMISDSDDADVPRPFPPVYSVNNPPCSNKIQKMLAPKPDESVTSTSSKDKQDGEAAVVKEFVLHAIELRNSQSPTSVRTSSDEDWKNQPQPSTSKVETSVSRRASGNHRLSNVELSSECSKSLTMLSMNECWKNKSQTCNGKGTRSTTSRSSGNCQELPTKVDSTHAISSDGGVRILSESTGKSLKTSVRKFVQHFRAPKQPNSFTFDMVDNYDGNYNHKVIFPFKLFIQLYACDDVELHPFGLLNCGNSCYANAVLQCLTFTRPISSYLLQGLHSKTCRKRDWCFICKFEHLIQKGQEMNSPLSPVGLLSQIQPIGREEDAHEFLRNVVDKMQSVCLEEAGVSGSLAEDSTLIGLTFGGFLRSKIQCMKCLGRSERCDRMMDLTVEIDGNIYTLEEALKQFTTSETLGGDDKYKCSRCKSYEKAKKKLTVLEAPNILTIVLKRFRSGNLEKLNKIVQFPEVLNLAPYMSGMNDKYPVYDLYAVVVHLGAMNAAYSGHYVSYVKDFQGDWFRIDDSRVSRVDLETVLSVEAYILFYARQTPRGAFFVRNSSVYFDGKITRNMEAISSSNGAKKKNSKTKPTSSPRNTGSTITRQGSDKHYDWTSRNHVVDAESLEFHSKHRNPIVDSSSDSSSIFSASDAGSYSTDSTKDSSAEDISGYLFGSSWHHP